In the Campylobacter showae genome, one interval contains:
- a CDS encoding GyrI-like domain-containing protein, whose protein sequence is MEILAVEGFKIYGLRIRTKNADEINGDGKIPALWAKFTKDFYDGKSEIYGVYCSYENGANGLYDLFIGTKSLCPGGEILEIKSGKYAVFSFPSEPQNVAKFWEKIWKYFEGSKLKRAYETDFEFYGGDEIKIYISVLD, encoded by the coding sequence ATGGAAATTTTAGCGGTAGAGGGTTTTAAAATTTATGGACTAAGAATTCGCACCAAAAATGCCGACGAGATTAATGGCGACGGTAAAATCCCGGCCTTGTGGGCTAAATTTACAAAAGATTTTTATGACGGCAAAAGCGAAATTTACGGCGTTTATTGTAGTTACGAAAACGGCGCAAACGGGCTTTATGATTTATTTATCGGTACGAAGTCGCTTTGCCCTGGCGGTGAAATTTTAGAGATAAAAAGCGGCAAATACGCCGTTTTTAGCTTTCCGAGCGAGCCGCAAAACGTAGCGAAATTTTGGGAAAAAATTTGGAAATATTTTGAAGGCTCGAAACTAAAAAGAGCCTACGAGACGGACTTTGAGTTTTACGGCGGCGACGAGATAAAAATTTATATCTCGGTTTTAGATTAG
- a CDS encoding histidinol-phosphatase, with protein sequence MRVDLHNHTPLCKHAVDEPREYVLSAINSNCEYFGFSDHAPMKFDEAYRMEFSQIPSYESEILRLRDEFDGRIKILLGYEVDFLEGFMDERVLGRKVDYLIGSVHFLGGWGFDNPEFIGEYKKRDIDQIWRDYFYCVEKMAKSGKFDIVGHLDLLKVFKFMPKTDVRLLAKDAIEAIKKANLTVEINAAGFRKPVGEQYPSVNLLEMIAEKKIPITFGSDAHTKDQVGLNGEKCEQIARNLGFSKCAVFQNRDREFVKF encoded by the coding sequence ATGAGAGTCGATCTGCACAACCACACGCCGCTTTGCAAACACGCCGTAGATGAGCCTAGAGAGTATGTTTTAAGCGCGATAAATTCAAACTGCGAGTATTTTGGCTTTAGCGATCACGCGCCGATGAAATTTGACGAGGCGTACCGTATGGAATTTTCGCAAATACCCTCTTACGAGAGCGAAATTTTGCGCCTCAGAGACGAATTTGACGGGCGGATTAAAATTTTGCTGGGATACGAAGTCGATTTTTTAGAGGGCTTTATGGACGAGCGGGTTTTAGGGCGCAAGGTCGATTACCTCATCGGTTCGGTGCATTTTTTGGGCGGCTGGGGCTTTGACAATCCCGAATTTATCGGCGAATACAAAAAACGCGACATAGATCAAATTTGGCGGGATTATTTTTACTGCGTCGAAAAGATGGCAAAGTCGGGTAAATTTGACATAGTCGGGCATTTGGATTTGCTAAAGGTATTTAAATTTATGCCAAAAACTGACGTTAGACTCCTCGCCAAAGACGCAATCGAGGCTATAAAAAAGGCAAATTTGACGGTGGAGATAAATGCGGCCGGCTTTAGAAAACCGGTCGGAGAGCAGTATCCGAGCGTAAATTTACTAGAAATGATCGCCGAAAAAAAAATCCCTATCACGTTTGGCTCGGACGCGCACACTAAGGACCAAGTCGGTCTAAACGGCGAAAAATGCGAGCAAATCGCTAGAAATTTAGGCTTTAGCAAGTGTGCGGTATTTCAAAACCGCGATAGAGAATTTGTAAAATTTTAG
- the purE gene encoding 5-(carboxyamino)imidazole ribonucleotide mutase produces the protein MKFVSIIMGSKSDYDVVSEAAKTLEKFNVPYELIISSAHRSPKRTSEYVAAAEEKGAQVFIAAAGMAAHLAGAIAANTTRPVIGIPMAGSALSGVDALYSTVQMPGGMPVGTVAIGKAGAVNAAYLALQILALNDQNLDEMLKADRAAKAKQVEDDSAKVEVLLA, from the coding sequence ATGAAATTCGTATCTATAATAATGGGAAGCAAGAGCGACTACGACGTAGTTAGCGAGGCGGCGAAAACGCTTGAGAAATTTAACGTCCCTTACGAGCTAATCATAAGCTCCGCGCACAGAAGCCCGAAGCGAACTAGCGAATACGTCGCCGCAGCCGAGGAAAAGGGTGCGCAGGTATTTATCGCGGCAGCCGGCATGGCGGCGCATCTAGCGGGCGCTATCGCAGCAAACACCACTCGCCCCGTGATCGGCATACCGATGGCAGGCTCCGCGCTTAGCGGCGTGGACGCGCTTTATTCGACCGTGCAGATGCCAGGCGGTATGCCTGTGGGTACAGTCGCTATCGGCAAGGCCGGCGCGGTAAACGCAGCCTATCTGGCGCTACAAATTTTAGCCCTAAACGACCAAAATCTAGACGAAATGCTAAAGGCCGACCGAGCAGCTAAAGCCAAGCAGGTGGAGGACGACTCGGCGAAGGTGGAAGTTTTACTCGCCTAA
- a CDS encoding DUF3972 domain-containing protein, with the protein MQTYLNIDEFCKLVHLEREVIEGMINRGVLNTKEEDGEILIEASQGTMSVVPSVVAVPAPQIGADGFSFVEKTIGTILNLHEKVLDAKDETLETLRNENKFLKEALISMQELYDEDRRTVETLTKQLKNSQDEVEFLKRKYKLMWNKAVENFKGDKE; encoded by the coding sequence ATGCAGACATACCTAAATATAGACGAATTTTGTAAGCTCGTGCACCTAGAGCGCGAGGTGATCGAGGGGATGATAAACCGAGGCGTGCTAAATACGAAAGAAGAAGACGGCGAAATCCTCATAGAAGCCAGCCAGGGCACGATGAGTGTGGTGCCTAGCGTCGTGGCCGTACCTGCGCCCCAGATCGGCGCGGATGGCTTTAGCTTCGTAGAAAAGACGATCGGTACGATACTGAATTTGCACGAAAAGGTGCTAGATGCCAAAGACGAGACGCTAGAGACCCTGCGCAACGAAAATAAGTTTTTAAAAGAGGCGCTAATCTCGATGCAGGAGCTCTACGACGAGGATCGCCGCACGGTCGAGACGCTCACAAAGCAGCTAAAAAATTCGCAAGATGAAGTCGAGTTTTTAAAGCGAAAATACAAACTCATGTGGAACAAAGCGGTTGAAAATTTCAAAGGCGACAAGGAGTAG
- a CDS encoding DEAD/DEAH box helicase — MKFDEKDRINLKKIGVTTLLDLALKLPKSFEDTSLAAAPKDGHVSVAVEIKSAYRQGGMLHAVCWCEAWEQNVKIVIFNAKPWHHGAFKVGKSVFVSGKCAYAYGSWQLTNPKIVTKVNEIIPKYKLSLRDDSFKNLIQRYVNLPNLIEAGLAPREAEFLLGLHRGDEKSVAMLDALVREKAGAEVLKFVEIYNYLKKLNAKKTRFKAPKINLFDISEWLKNLPFAPTTDQLNAIADLRADFSGEEAVRRVVMGDVGSGKTLVMLAAALSVYPGPALIMAPTSILAEQIYAEAARLLPDFMRVLLVKSGDKPEFDGVNLIVGTHVLLYQSLPTAPLVMIDEQHRFGSNQREKINALASGGLGQETQPGGAEGESSGKFDGSEQANLTATEPEKRNKQTKAANETKAHVVQFSATPIPRTLSMIQSSFAEFSFLRQMPFEKHIHTQILQSADFGELLAHIKSQIAKGKQVAVIYPLVEGSESSNYQGLEEAQGFWRANFANVYVTHGKDKEKEQVLREFRESGDVLLSTTVVEVGISLPRLSTIVIVGAERLGLASLHQLRGRVGRNGGSGFCFLFTKLKNPPSRLREFCETLDGFKIAEIDLKNRQSGDILNGAFQHGATFEYYDYEEEITQAAKDRLGI; from the coding sequence ATGAAATTTGATGAAAAAGACAGAATAAATCTAAAAAAAATCGGCGTAACCACTCTGCTCGATCTAGCGCTAAAGCTTCCTAAAAGCTTTGAAGATACGAGCCTGGCCGCCGCGCCAAAAGACGGGCACGTGAGCGTCGCAGTAGAGATAAAAAGCGCGTATCGCCAAGGCGGAATGCTGCACGCCGTATGCTGGTGCGAAGCGTGGGAGCAAAACGTCAAAATCGTGATTTTTAACGCCAAGCCTTGGCATCACGGCGCATTTAAGGTCGGCAAAAGCGTGTTTGTGAGCGGCAAATGCGCCTACGCCTACGGCTCGTGGCAGCTAACCAATCCCAAAATCGTCACAAAAGTAAACGAAATCATACCCAAATACAAGCTCTCTCTCAGAGACGATTCGTTTAAAAATTTGATCCAAAGATACGTAAATTTGCCCAATTTGATTGAGGCGGGACTCGCGCCTAGGGAGGCTGAGTTTTTGCTAGGCCTGCACCGAGGAGACGAAAAAAGCGTCGCGATGCTGGACGCACTCGTTCGCGAAAAAGCGGGCGCGGAGGTGCTAAAATTCGTAGAAATTTACAACTATCTAAAAAAGCTAAACGCTAAAAAAACTCGCTTTAAGGCGCCTAAAATCAATCTTTTTGATATCTCGGAGTGGCTTAAAAATTTACCGTTTGCGCCGACAACCGATCAGCTAAATGCTATCGCCGATCTGCGCGCGGACTTTAGCGGCGAAGAGGCGGTGCGACGCGTCGTGATGGGCGATGTGGGCAGCGGCAAGACGCTTGTTATGCTAGCCGCCGCGCTTAGCGTCTATCCCGGCCCTGCGCTCATTATGGCGCCCACGTCGATATTAGCCGAGCAAATTTACGCCGAGGCGGCGCGTTTGCTGCCTGATTTTATGCGCGTTTTGCTTGTTAAAAGCGGCGACAAGCCTGAATTTGACGGGGTAAATCTCATCGTAGGCACGCATGTTTTGCTTTATCAAAGCTTACCCACAGCGCCTTTGGTGATGATAGACGAGCAGCACCGTTTCGGCTCAAATCAACGCGAGAAAATCAACGCTCTAGCTAGCGGAGGGCTTGGGCAAGAGACGCAACCTGGCGGGGCTGAGGGCGAATCTAGCGGTAAATTTGACGGTAGCGAGCAGGCAAATTTGACCGCAACCGAGCCCGAAAAAAGAAATAAGCAAACAAAAGCGGCGAACGAGACTAAGGCTCACGTGGTGCAGTTTTCGGCAACGCCGATCCCGCGCACGCTAAGCATGATACAAAGTAGTTTCGCGGAGTTTAGTTTCCTGCGGCAGATGCCTTTTGAAAAGCACATCCACACGCAAATTTTACAAAGCGCGGACTTTGGCGAGTTACTGGCGCATATCAAATCGCAAATCGCTAAAGGCAAGCAAGTCGCCGTGATATACCCGCTCGTGGAGGGCAGCGAAAGCTCGAACTATCAGGGGCTAGAGGAGGCGCAGGGGTTTTGGCGGGCAAATTTTGCAAACGTTTACGTCACGCACGGCAAGGACAAAGAAAAAGAGCAAGTGTTGCGCGAATTTCGCGAGAGCGGAGACGTGCTGCTATCGACTACGGTGGTCGAGGTCGGCATCTCGCTGCCAAGGCTTAGCACGATCGTGATCGTGGGCGCGGAGAGGCTTGGTCTAGCAAGCCTGCATCAGCTGCGCGGACGAGTGGGGCGAAACGGCGGGAGCGGATTTTGCTTTTTGTTTACAAAGCTTAAAAATCCGCCGTCGCGCCTGAGGGAGTTTTGCGAGACGCTGGATGGCTTTAAGATCGCCGAGATAGACCTTAAAAATCGCCAAAGCGGCGACATCCTAAATGGCGCGTTTCAGCACGGTGCGACGTTTGAATACTACGACTACGAAGAGGAGATCACGCAAGCGGCGAAGGATAGGCTTGGGATTTAG
- a CDS encoding chemotaxis protein, whose protein sequence is MTQEELDALMAGDFEDEEIGEETAEEIAPPAEESAKKTDPAPSEQIINYEGTEMRISSNMPWPPPPPTDDHKMVHQLDDVTKDSEEKATQMFDKLDAINNFSMDAESGLSEIIGGIEANIEIFTKLHEKFPNIAAFSEALEKNNALKSSAEMTLDNVRMAEDEIMMAMDMMQYQDIHRQKIERVINVMRALSKYMSSLFEGKIDDEKRVSSAVHIAGDTHTENLVSNDDIEALIESLGKK, encoded by the coding sequence ATGACGCAAGAAGAACTTGACGCCTTGATGGCGGGCGATTTTGAAGATGAAGAGATCGGCGAGGAAACAGCGGAAGAAATTGCGCCGCCTGCGGAAGAGAGCGCGAAAAAAACCGATCCGGCGCCGAGTGAACAGATAATAAACTACGAGGGCACCGAGATGCGTATATCCTCGAACATGCCGTGGCCTCCGCCTCCACCGACGGACGATCACAAGATGGTTCATCAGCTAGACGACGTCACAAAGGATAGCGAGGAAAAAGCCACGCAGATGTTTGACAAGCTTGATGCGATCAATAACTTTTCTATGGACGCGGAGAGCGGACTTAGCGAGATTATCGGCGGTATCGAGGCTAATATCGAAATTTTTACGAAACTACACGAAAAATTCCCGAATATCGCCGCTTTTTCCGAGGCGCTAGAGAAAAATAACGCCCTAAAAAGCTCCGCCGAAATGACGCTAGATAACGTCAGGATGGCTGAAGACGAGATCATGATGGCGATGGATATGATGCAGTATCAAGACATCCACCGCCAGAAGATCGAGCGCGTCATCAACGTCATGCGCGCGCTTAGCAAGTATATGAGCAGTTTGTTTGAGGGCAAGATCGACGACGAGAAGCGCGTATCTTCGGCCGTGCATATCGCTGGCGATACGCACACCGAAAACCTCGTCAGTAACGACGATATCGAAGCTCTGATAGAAAGTTTGGGCAAAAAATAG
- the glnA gene encoding type I glutamate--ammonia ligase translates to MGKFVKSVDHFFDFCKEHEVKFVDFRFTDMNGAWHSISYNIKFVEKDHFVNGIPMDASSLGGWQPIERSDMLMCPEATSAFLDPFTADVTVVVFADIYDIYKGQIYEKCPRSIAKKAMAYVKESGMGDVAYFGPENEFFIFDNVKIVDSPNCAMFEVDSEEGEWNDARDFKDSYNTGHRPRRKGGYLMTQPTDSMVDLRAEMMQVLEQVGLEVMLGHHEVAQGQGELGVKFGTLLEAADNVQIYKYVVKMVAHLNGKTATFMPKPLYGDNGSGMHVHQSVWKDGKNLFYGEGKYANLSDFARWYIGGILKHARSVAAFTNPSTNSYKRLIPGFEAPSILTYSSQNRSASIRIPYGSGEKSVRAEMRFPDGTANPYLAFSAMLMAGLDGVKNKMEPVGPMDENLFKLHLDEIRERGIEQLPHTLRGSLEALIRDNEYLHPIMTPTFINAYQHYKFESQVWPYEARPTPYEFKTCFSC, encoded by the coding sequence ATGGGAAAATTCGTAAAAAGTGTCGATCATTTTTTTGATTTTTGCAAAGAACACGAGGTCAAATTCGTGGATTTTAGATTTACCGATATGAACGGCGCTTGGCACAGCATATCTTATAACATAAAATTCGTAGAAAAAGATCACTTCGTAAACGGCATACCGATGGATGCGAGCTCGCTAGGAGGATGGCAACCGATCGAAAGAAGCGATATGCTGATGTGCCCCGAGGCAACTAGCGCCTTTTTAGATCCATTTACCGCCGACGTTACGGTCGTGGTTTTTGCCGATATTTACGACATTTACAAGGGTCAAATTTACGAAAAATGCCCGCGCTCGATAGCCAAAAAAGCTATGGCCTACGTCAAAGAAAGCGGCATGGGCGATGTGGCGTATTTTGGGCCGGAGAATGAGTTTTTTATATTTGATAACGTAAAAATAGTAGACAGCCCAAACTGTGCGATGTTTGAAGTAGATAGCGAAGAAGGCGAGTGGAACGATGCTAGAGACTTTAAAGACAGCTACAACACCGGCCACCGCCCAAGAAGAAAAGGCGGCTATCTAATGACGCAACCGACCGACAGCATGGTTGATCTGCGCGCCGAGATGATGCAGGTTTTAGAGCAAGTCGGCCTTGAAGTCATGCTAGGACACCACGAGGTCGCGCAAGGACAAGGCGAGCTGGGGGTTAAATTCGGGACCCTTCTTGAAGCGGCCGATAACGTGCAAATTTACAAATACGTCGTCAAAATGGTCGCCCACCTAAACGGCAAAACGGCGACATTTATGCCAAAACCGCTCTACGGCGATAACGGTAGCGGCATGCACGTGCATCAGTCGGTGTGGAAAGACGGCAAAAATTTATTCTACGGCGAAGGAAAATACGCAAATTTGAGCGATTTTGCGCGCTGGTACATCGGCGGAATCTTAAAACACGCAAGGAGCGTCGCGGCCTTTACAAACCCTAGCACAAACAGCTACAAACGCTTGATCCCGGGCTTTGAGGCGCCGTCAATCCTAACGTATTCTAGCCAAAACCGCTCCGCCTCGATCCGTATCCCATACGGCTCTGGAGAAAAATCGGTCCGCGCCGAAATGCGCTTCCCCGACGGTACGGCAAACCCGTATTTGGCCTTTTCAGCGATGCTGATGGCGGGACTTGACGGCGTAAAAAATAAGATGGAACCGGTCGGTCCGATGGATGAAAATTTATTTAAACTACACCTAGATGAGATCCGCGAACGCGGTATCGAGCAGCTCCCACACACGTTAAGAGGTAGCCTAGAGGCGCTAATTCGCGATAACGAATACCTTCATCCGATCATGACTCCGACGTTTATAAATGCGTATCAGCATTATAAATTCGAGAGTCAAGTATGGCCGTACGAAGCGCGACCTACTCCATACGAGTTTAAAACCTGCTTTTCTTGCTAA
- a CDS encoding peptidase U32 family protein, producing MLKPELLSPAGNLTKLKIALEYGADAVYASVASFSLRTRSAREFNLETFKEAIEYTHAKGKKFYATVNAFPFSSQIEPLKRHLQTISAMKPDAFIIATPGVMSLAKEIAPDIEIHLSTQANVMNALDAKIYHEMGAKRIVVAREMSLKDVVKIKEQIPTLDIEIFVHGSMCFAYSGRCLVSSVQSGRQSNRGSCANDCRFKYELYAKSEESGVLFRLEEDESGTHIMNSKDLNLSAHIKDIIESGAVDSLKIEGRTKSEYYAACATRAYRMAVDDAVAGKFDAQIYAGELNTLKNRGFTDGYLVNRPFEKADTQNHASSLEEGTHQVNAMTLDGEFFKCKYKIFPGNEYEIVAPLGAQIDEGESEISQIFGRDGKKFIKFKKLVTKKGKEIAEIHSGNENEVNLGAKLPKFSFLREEIK from the coding sequence GTGCTAAAGCCTGAGCTTTTATCTCCCGCGGGGAATTTAACCAAGCTAAAAATAGCTCTAGAGTACGGCGCAGACGCGGTTTATGCATCGGTGGCGAGCTTTTCGCTTCGCACTCGTTCGGCGCGCGAATTTAACCTTGAAACCTTTAAAGAAGCTATCGAATACACGCACGCAAAAGGCAAGAAATTTTACGCGACGGTAAACGCGTTTCCTTTTAGCTCGCAAATCGAGCCGCTAAAACGCCACTTGCAAACGATATCGGCGATGAAGCCAGATGCCTTTATCATCGCGACTCCTGGCGTCATGAGCCTGGCAAAAGAAATAGCCCCCGACATCGAGATCCATCTCTCGACGCAGGCAAACGTCATGAATGCTCTGGATGCCAAAATTTACCACGAAATGGGCGCAAAACGCATCGTCGTGGCGCGCGAAATGAGCCTAAAAGACGTCGTGAAGATAAAAGAGCAAATCCCGACGCTGGATATCGAAATTTTCGTGCACGGCTCGATGTGTTTTGCGTATTCTGGGCGCTGTTTGGTCAGCTCCGTGCAAAGCGGCCGCCAGTCAAACCGCGGTAGCTGCGCCAACGACTGCAGGTTTAAATACGAACTCTACGCAAAGAGTGAGGAGAGTGGTGTGCTGTTTCGTCTCGAGGAGGACGAAAGCGGTACGCACATAATGAACTCTAAGGATTTAAATCTATCCGCTCACATCAAAGACATCATCGAAAGCGGCGCGGTCGATAGCCTAAAGATCGAAGGCCGCACGAAAAGCGAATACTACGCCGCCTGTGCAACTAGAGCCTATCGCATGGCCGTAGATGACGCAGTGGCTGGCAAATTTGACGCGCAAATTTACGCCGGCGAGCTAAATACGCTAAAAAATCGCGGTTTTACCGACGGCTACCTGGTAAATCGCCCGTTTGAAAAGGCTGATACGCAAAATCACGCCAGCAGCCTAGAGGAGGGCACCCATCAGGTAAACGCCATGACTTTAGACGGCGAGTTTTTTAAATGCAAATATAAAATTTTCCCGGGCAACGAGTATGAGATAGTGGCTCCACTGGGCGCTCAGATAGATGAGGGCGAGAGCGAAATCTCGCAAATTTTTGGTCGCGACGGCAAGAAATTTATCAAATTTAAAAAGCTCGTAACCAAAAAAGGCAAGGAAATAGCAGAAATCCACAGCGGCAACGAAAACGAAGTAAATTTGGGCGCGAAGTTGCCTAAATTTAGCTTTTTAAGAGAGGAAATAAAATGA